One region of Microbacterium sufflavum genomic DNA includes:
- a CDS encoding glycosyltransferase translates to MSMSMRLAIVSRIYRPEPSAASSFLGAVADEAVARGHRVTVLTVRPPHGLDEGTPVEDVRMAPVLRDRSGYVRGYLPYASFDVPLFFRLLFLRRPDVVFMEPPPTTGFVVRLVCALRRIPYVYDAADVWSDAAEQVTSSRLVIRVLRATERFAMRGARRIVTISQGVLDRIAALGVDRPAVVTGFGADTGAFLPPADAEAEAPTEPVFLYAGTYSHWHGADIAVDGFAAFSRSTPGYTLRFIGNGSERAFLEQRARELGVADSVEFVETMPSSELVPHLHRAVATIATQRPGTGYEYAFATKAYSSMAAGCPVIFAGPPNGPTGAYLDQANLEVRGGIVSGYAAESVAVAMAALAARPLSAAERRSVADWTAERHSMAAVAGRVVDVIESVGQTRDGR, encoded by the coding sequence ATGAGCATGAGCATGCGCCTCGCGATCGTCTCGCGCATCTACCGCCCCGAGCCCTCGGCCGCGTCGTCGTTCCTCGGCGCCGTCGCCGACGAGGCGGTCGCCCGCGGGCACCGCGTCACCGTGCTCACCGTGCGTCCGCCGCACGGCCTCGACGAGGGGACACCCGTCGAAGACGTGCGCATGGCCCCGGTGCTGCGCGACCGCAGCGGCTACGTGCGCGGCTACCTCCCGTACGCCAGCTTCGACGTGCCGCTGTTCTTCCGACTCCTGTTCCTGCGGCGCCCCGACGTGGTGTTCATGGAGCCGCCGCCCACCACGGGGTTCGTGGTGCGGCTCGTGTGCGCGCTGCGGCGCATCCCCTACGTGTACGACGCCGCCGACGTCTGGTCCGATGCCGCGGAGCAGGTGACCTCGTCGCGCCTGGTGATCCGCGTGCTGCGCGCGACCGAGCGTTTCGCGATGCGGGGAGCGCGGCGCATCGTCACGATCTCCCAGGGCGTGCTCGACCGGATCGCCGCGCTCGGCGTGGACCGACCGGCCGTCGTGACCGGGTTCGGGGCGGACACCGGTGCCTTCCTCCCCCCGGCCGACGCCGAGGCGGAGGCGCCGACCGAACCCGTGTTCCTGTACGCCGGCACCTACTCGCACTGGCACGGCGCCGACATCGCCGTCGACGGGTTCGCCGCGTTCAGCCGCAGCACCCCCGGGTACACCCTGCGCTTCATCGGCAACGGCAGCGAGCGCGCCTTCCTGGAGCAGCGGGCCCGCGAGCTCGGGGTCGCCGACTCCGTGGAGTTCGTCGAGACCATGCCCAGCAGCGAGCTGGTCCCGCATCTGCACCGCGCCGTCGCGACCATCGCCACCCAGCGCCCCGGCACCGGCTACGAGTACGCGTTCGCCACGAAGGCGTACTCGTCGATGGCCGCCGGATGCCCCGTCATCTTCGCCGGTCCGCCGAACGGACCCACCGGCGCCTACCTCGACCAGGCGAACCTGGAGGTGCGCGGCGGCATCGTCAGCGGCTACGCCGCCGAGTCGGTCGCGGTGGCCATGGCCGCCCTCGCGGCCCGCCCGCTGAGCGCGGCGGAGCGGCGGAGCGTCGCCGACTGGACGGCGGAACGGCACTCGATGGCCGCGGTCGCCGGCCGCGTCGTCGACGTGATCGAGTCGGTCGGCCAGACGAGGGACGGACGCTGA
- a CDS encoding glycosyltransferase, which produces MHPRVEAAWKLVPKPVQDAIASTVDRAKGVTPPPPPLPDLSRPIRMLVGPVNYAGQGYRWSRAAESTGEVSAVNYVHAGNNLLQYPADYTVTWRTAEHSRAWQRSMLDAIATNYTHVLIEACFPILGGMFSGDLRRQTALLQERGVRVGIVGHGTDVRLPSTHLESTPWSLFVDSEDWVPFDLAEKAVADNLAAIADLDVPTFVSTAGLLVDLPRAHFLGVVIDQEQWINDEPLLERERIRVIHAPTNAHVKGTPLIVPVAQKLHDEGLIEFIQLDRVPNHEMPAVVASADVVLDQFRVGDYGVAACESMTAGRVVLAHVTEQARREVEGHAGMTLPIPETTPDTLEHMLRDIAVRRDHYRAIAATGREFVRRVHNGDFSRAQLMTHFLSA; this is translated from the coding sequence ATGCATCCCCGCGTTGAAGCCGCCTGGAAGCTCGTCCCGAAGCCGGTGCAGGACGCGATCGCGTCGACCGTCGACCGGGCGAAGGGCGTGACCCCGCCCCCGCCGCCGCTGCCCGACCTCTCCCGTCCGATCCGGATGCTGGTGGGACCGGTGAACTACGCCGGCCAGGGGTACCGGTGGTCGCGCGCGGCCGAGTCGACGGGTGAGGTGTCCGCGGTCAACTACGTGCACGCGGGCAACAACCTCCTGCAGTACCCCGCCGACTACACCGTGACCTGGCGCACCGCGGAGCACTCCCGCGCATGGCAGCGCTCGATGCTCGATGCGATCGCGACGAACTACACGCACGTGCTCATCGAGGCGTGCTTCCCCATCCTCGGCGGGATGTTCTCCGGCGACCTGCGCCGTCAGACCGCACTGCTGCAGGAGCGCGGTGTGCGCGTGGGCATCGTCGGACACGGCACCGACGTGCGACTGCCGTCGACCCACCTGGAGTCGACGCCGTGGTCGCTGTTCGTCGACAGCGAGGACTGGGTGCCCTTCGACCTCGCGGAGAAGGCCGTGGCCGACAACCTCGCGGCGATCGCCGACCTCGACGTGCCCACGTTCGTCTCGACCGCCGGCCTGCTCGTCGACCTTCCCCGCGCGCACTTCCTCGGCGTGGTGATCGACCAGGAGCAGTGGATCAACGACGAGCCGCTCCTGGAGCGCGAGCGCATCCGCGTCATCCACGCGCCCACCAACGCGCACGTCAAGGGCACGCCGCTCATCGTCCCCGTAGCGCAGAAGCTGCACGACGAGGGGCTCATCGAGTTCATCCAGCTGGACCGCGTCCCCAACCACGAGATGCCGGCCGTGGTCGCGTCCGCCGACGTCGTGCTCGACCAGTTCCGGGTCGGCGACTACGGTGTCGCGGCGTGCGAGAGCATGACCGCCGGGCGGGTGGTGCTGGCCCACGTCACGGAGCAGGCCCGGCGCGAGGTGGAGGGGCACGCGGGCATGACCCTGCCGATCCCGGAGACCACCCCGGACACACTCGAACACATGCTGCGCGACATCGCCGTGCGACGGGACCACTACCGCGCGATCGCCGCGACCGGGAGGGAGTTCGTCCGACGCGTGCACAACGGCGACTTCTCCCGCGCGCAGCTGATGACGCACTTCCTCTCCGCATGA
- a CDS encoding GCN5 family acetyltransferase: protein MASSEPGKKGFSLKDYAETLHAYLDDGYAVTSFDKYLDAPQEKHLILRHDIDNSIEQAMRVARVDAEAGCSSSIFLRVHARGYSLMSLPSLMMIREMEELGHEVQLHLEGGIGEVLGGDNFEWAERQRTVFETAVGRPVGGFSLHEPARLGGFEFAAELLDRWSDTVRYHAYEPRFMMPNMKYLSDSSGNWREGHFAEWVGKVPVVQVLTHPFWWFEKVPAENY from the coding sequence ATGGCCTCGTCAGAGCCGGGCAAGAAGGGCTTCTCGCTCAAGGACTATGCGGAGACGCTTCACGCCTATCTCGACGACGGGTACGCCGTCACGAGCTTCGACAAGTACCTCGATGCCCCGCAGGAGAAGCACCTCATCCTCCGGCACGACATCGACAACAGCATCGAGCAGGCCATGCGCGTCGCGCGGGTCGACGCGGAGGCCGGGTGCTCGTCGAGCATCTTCCTGCGCGTGCACGCCCGCGGCTACAGCCTGATGAGTCTGCCGTCGCTCATGATGATCCGCGAGATGGAGGAGCTGGGTCACGAGGTCCAGCTGCACCTCGAGGGCGGCATCGGCGAGGTGCTCGGCGGTGACAACTTCGAGTGGGCCGAGCGTCAGCGCACGGTCTTCGAGACGGCGGTCGGCCGACCGGTCGGCGGGTTCAGCCTGCACGAGCCGGCGCGACTGGGCGGATTCGAGTTCGCGGCGGAGCTCCTCGACCGCTGGTCCGACACGGTGCGCTACCACGCCTACGAGCCGCGGTTCATGATGCCGAACATGAAGTACCTGAGCGACAGCAGCGGCAACTGGCGTGAGGGCCACTTCGCCGAGTGGGTCGGCAAGGTGCCCGTGGTGCAGGTGCTCACCCACCCGTTCTGGTGGTTCGAGAAGGTTCCGGCCGAGAACTACTGA
- a CDS encoding LpxD N-terminal domain-containing protein has translation MNAPHVTASALAQQLSGELVGTDRSVTGLAPLGEAGEGDLTFVVDPVAAAAAAAKALEAGAVLLAPATLPDDARSGTAVLVENPRAAFALAVAEHFARKPVPGIAPTARVDPTAEVHPGAHIGEYTVVRAGAVIADGAEIRDHVVIGHDVRIGAHALIKSHAVIGEEGFGMERDADGDNIRIPHLGSVVIEDHVEVGNFTTVCSGTIAPTRVGDHTKIDDHVHVAHNCRIGRNVIITACAEISGSVVIEDDAWIGPNASVIQGVTLGRNSLLGIGAVAVKSVPDDEIRIGNPARRLGDNKR, from the coding sequence ATGAACGCGCCCCACGTCACCGCCTCCGCCCTCGCCCAGCAGCTGTCGGGCGAACTCGTCGGCACGGATCGCTCCGTCACGGGTCTCGCCCCGCTCGGCGAGGCCGGCGAGGGAGACCTGACGTTCGTGGTCGATCCGGTCGCGGCGGCGGCCGCTGCCGCGAAGGCGCTGGAGGCCGGAGCCGTGCTCCTCGCCCCCGCCACCCTCCCCGACGACGCCCGCTCGGGGACGGCGGTGCTGGTGGAGAACCCGCGCGCCGCCTTCGCCCTGGCCGTCGCCGAGCACTTCGCCCGCAAGCCCGTTCCCGGGATCGCACCGACCGCTCGCGTCGACCCGACCGCCGAGGTGCACCCCGGCGCCCACATCGGGGAGTACACCGTCGTCCGTGCCGGCGCCGTGATCGCCGACGGCGCCGAGATCCGCGATCACGTGGTGATCGGGCACGACGTCCGCATCGGGGCGCACGCTCTCATCAAGAGCCACGCCGTGATCGGCGAGGAGGGCTTCGGCATGGAGCGCGACGCCGACGGCGACAACATCCGCATCCCGCACCTCGGCTCGGTCGTCATCGAGGACCACGTCGAGGTCGGCAACTTCACCACGGTCTGCTCCGGCACCATCGCCCCGACGCGCGTCGGCGATCACACCAAGATCGACGACCATGTGCACGTGGCCCACAACTGCCGAATCGGCCGCAACGTGATCATCACGGCCTGCGCGGAGATCTCCGGCAGCGTCGTGATCGAGGACGACGCCTGGATCGGCCCCAACGCCTCCGTCATCCAGGGCGTCACGCTCGGCCGCAACTCCCTGCTCGGCATCGGTGCGGTCGCGGTGAAGTCGGTGCCCGACGACGAGATCCGCATCGGCAACCCCGCCCGTCGGCTCGGCGACAACAAGCGCTGA
- a CDS encoding acyl carrier protein: MDEKALLELVAEILEVEVDEVALTDELDAVGWDSLANISFIAEVDEAIGVTIDADELANAKTVSDLHALTRAGA, encoded by the coding sequence ATGGATGAGAAGGCGCTTCTGGAGCTGGTGGCGGAGATCCTCGAGGTCGAGGTGGACGAGGTCGCACTGACCGATGAGCTGGACGCGGTGGGCTGGGACTCGCTCGCGAACATCAGCTTCATCGCGGAGGTCGACGAGGCGATCGGCGTGACGATCGATGCGGACGAGCTCGCGAACGCGAAGACCGTCTCCGACCTGCACGCACTCACCCGTGCCGGTGCCTGA
- a CDS encoding SDR family NAD(P)-dependent oxidoreductase, with translation MPETSDYLHLDGRAVVVTGATSGIGRQTAIHLSRQGARVALIGRREVELEETRDLLAGEGHLLAPFDLTDHAGVAALLRGIAAELGPLDGLVHAAGVHVTAPLRIATADQTSAVFDINVTSALMLAKAFRHPKVRAESSSIVLLSSAVGLVGEAGVSAYAASKAAVASLGKSLALELAREGVRVNSIAAGIVETALTERLRASVGAAAWDEIEAAHPLGLGTVEDVAGAALYLLSPVSRWVTGSVMVVDGGYTAR, from the coding sequence GTGCCTGAGACCTCCGACTACCTGCACCTCGACGGCCGCGCGGTCGTCGTCACGGGCGCAACCTCGGGCATCGGTCGGCAGACCGCGATCCACCTCTCGCGTCAGGGCGCCCGGGTCGCGCTGATCGGACGCCGCGAGGTCGAGCTGGAGGAGACCCGCGACCTGCTCGCGGGCGAGGGGCACCTGCTGGCGCCGTTCGACCTGACCGACCATGCCGGCGTCGCGGCGCTGCTCCGCGGGATCGCCGCCGAGCTCGGACCGCTCGACGGCCTGGTGCACGCGGCGGGCGTCCACGTGACCGCTCCGCTGCGGATCGCGACGGCCGATCAGACCTCGGCCGTGTTCGACATCAACGTCACGAGCGCGCTGATGCTCGCGAAGGCGTTCCGTCACCCCAAGGTGCGCGCCGAGTCGTCGAGCATCGTCCTGCTGTCGTCGGCGGTCGGCCTGGTCGGGGAAGCCGGAGTGAGCGCGTACGCCGCGAGCAAGGCCGCCGTGGCGTCCCTCGGCAAGTCGCTCGCGCTCGAGCTGGCGCGGGAGGGTGTGCGCGTCAACAGCATCGCCGCCGGGATCGTCGAGACCGCGCTGACCGAACGGCTGCGCGCCTCGGTGGGTGCCGCGGCCTGGGACGAGATCGAGGCGGCGCACCCGCTCGGCCTCGGCACCGTGGAAGACGTGGCGGGGGCGGCGCTGTATCTGCTCTCCCCGGTCTCGCGCTGGGTCACCGGTTCGGTGATGGTGGTGGACGGCGGGTACACCGCGAGGTGA
- a CDS encoding 3-oxoacyl-ACP synthase III family protein gives MGARIAAVDYYLPEAVLSNEDLSREFPEWSVEKISGKTGIDRRHISGPDEFSSDLAIAAARRLFERDGIDPQSIDYVILCTQSPDYYLPSTACIVQDALGIPTSAGATDITLGCSGYIYALGLAKGLIESGQAANVLVVTADTYTKFINPADKSVRTIFGDGAAATLVTADGSDTSLTAMTYGTDGSGGKSLIVPNGGLRAGAALQPKADTAVRELVASGYDLYMDGPDIFNFTLRVVPETVEEILAKAQLEQDDIDLFVFHQANAFMLEHLRKKLKVPAEKFFVSLAESGNTVSSTIPIALADAERQGALVPGMRVMLLGFGVGLSWGGLVATW, from the coding sequence ATGGGTGCCCGCATCGCTGCCGTCGACTACTACCTGCCCGAGGCCGTCCTCAGCAATGAGGATCTCTCCCGAGAGTTCCCGGAGTGGAGCGTCGAGAAGATCTCCGGCAAGACCGGGATCGACCGCCGCCACATCTCCGGTCCCGACGAGTTCTCGTCCGACCTGGCCATCGCGGCAGCACGACGTCTGTTCGAGCGCGACGGCATCGACCCCCAGTCGATCGACTACGTGATCCTCTGCACGCAGAGCCCCGACTACTACCTCCCCTCGACCGCCTGCATCGTGCAGGACGCCCTGGGCATCCCGACCTCGGCGGGCGCGACCGACATCACGCTCGGCTGCTCCGGCTACATCTACGCCCTGGGCCTCGCCAAGGGCCTGATCGAGTCGGGCCAGGCGGCGAACGTCCTGGTCGTCACGGCCGACACGTACACGAAGTTCATCAACCCGGCCGACAAGTCCGTGCGCACGATCTTCGGCGACGGCGCGGCCGCGACCCTCGTGACCGCGGACGGCTCCGACACCTCGCTCACCGCCATGACGTACGGCACGGACGGCTCTGGCGGCAAGAGCCTCATCGTCCCGAACGGGGGTCTGCGCGCGGGCGCTGCGCTCCAGCCGAAGGCCGACACGGCCGTGCGGGAGCTCGTCGCCTCGGGCTATGACCTGTACATGGACGGCCCCGACATCTTCAACTTCACCCTCCGCGTGGTGCCGGAGACGGTCGAGGAGATCCTCGCCAAGGCGCAGCTGGAGCAGGATGACATCGACCTGTTCGTGTTCCACCAGGCGAACGCCTTCATGCTCGAGCACCTGCGCAAGAAGCTCAAGGTGCCCGCCGAGAAGTTCTTCGTGTCGCTCGCCGAGTCCGGCAACACGGTGTCGTCCACCATCCCGATCGCGCTCGCCGACGCCGAACGCCAGGGCGCCCTGGTGCCCGGTATGCGCGTGATGCTCCTCGGCTTCGGTGTCGGTCTCTCCTGGGGTGGGCTGGTCGCGACGTGGTGA
- a CDS encoding glycosyltransferase family 1 protein → MSASAPRPTLLILSFVPIDGDPRVIKQVRRFVDEYDVTTCSPGPSPHPGVTHVEIRGDLPPKQDIVTRVRDEFARRTEGFRRMYFQSPGVLETIHLLRGRRFDAVIANDAETVGVACRLFGAERVHADLHEFFPDMGFEDTPLGRRHQRYWSWMTKHLVSQAHSSTTVGGEIAKRYHEYGLQPGVVTNSTHLRDLPYRPVGSAIRLVHSGNPFHERSLGEIMRAVAASPVEVTFDLYLTWQPEKTRSEFVALAEELGPRITVHDPVPQSVLIETLNEYDLGIHILQPVSTNNVMALPNKFFDYVQARLGIVVGPSVEMARIVRDHGLGVVTDGFDEASIAATIDALTPERVDGFKQAAMRAADALSAERQVEVWARAVEEIVAGSAGRA, encoded by the coding sequence GTGAGCGCCTCCGCCCCGCGCCCGACGCTCCTCATCCTGTCCTTCGTGCCGATCGACGGTGACCCGCGCGTCATCAAGCAGGTGCGCCGCTTCGTCGACGAGTACGACGTGACGACGTGCTCGCCCGGCCCGTCGCCGCACCCCGGCGTCACGCACGTCGAGATCCGTGGCGACCTCCCGCCCAAGCAGGACATCGTGACCAGGGTGCGCGACGAGTTCGCGCGGCGGACCGAGGGGTTCCGCCGGATGTACTTCCAGTCGCCCGGCGTGCTCGAGACCATCCACCTGCTGCGCGGGCGGCGCTTCGACGCGGTGATCGCCAACGACGCCGAGACCGTGGGCGTCGCGTGCCGGCTCTTCGGCGCCGAGCGCGTGCACGCCGACCTGCACGAGTTCTTCCCGGACATGGGCTTCGAGGACACGCCGCTCGGCCGTCGGCACCAGCGCTACTGGTCGTGGATGACGAAGCACCTGGTGTCGCAGGCGCACTCGTCCACGACGGTCGGCGGCGAGATCGCCAAGCGGTACCACGAGTACGGCCTCCAGCCCGGGGTGGTGACGAACTCGACGCACCTGCGCGACCTCCCGTACCGTCCCGTGGGTTCCGCGATCCGGCTCGTGCACAGCGGCAACCCGTTCCACGAGCGCAGCCTCGGCGAGATCATGCGTGCGGTGGCGGCGTCCCCGGTCGAGGTCACCTTCGACCTCTACCTCACGTGGCAGCCCGAGAAGACGCGCTCCGAGTTCGTGGCGCTCGCCGAGGAGCTGGGGCCGCGGATCACGGTGCACGACCCCGTACCGCAGTCCGTGCTCATCGAGACGCTCAACGAGTACGACCTCGGCATCCACATCCTGCAGCCGGTGAGCACCAACAACGTGATGGCACTGCCGAACAAGTTCTTCGACTACGTCCAGGCGCGCCTCGGCATCGTGGTCGGCCCGTCGGTCGAGATGGCGCGCATCGTGCGCGACCATGGCCTCGGCGTCGTCACGGACGGCTTCGACGAGGCATCGATCGCCGCGACCATCGATGCGCTCACCCCCGAGCGCGTCGACGGGTTCAAGCAGGCCGCAATGCGGGCGGCCGATGCGCTCTCCGCGGAGCGGCAGGTCGAGGTGTGGGCGCGGGCCGTGGAGGAGATCGTCGCCGGCTCGGCGGGCCGTGCCTGA
- the wecB gene encoding non-hydrolyzing UDP-N-acetylglucosamine 2-epimerase: MKIVSVVGARPQFVKLAPIHHAARAAGVEHVIVHTGQHYDPLLSDVFFEDLGIGAPDVHLGVGSGSHGVQTGAMLGALDAVFDEHRPDWVLVYGDTNSTVAAALSAVKLHIPVAHLEAGLRSFNRRMPEEHNRVLTDHAADLLLAPTQVAVDHLTREGLAERTVLVGDVMTDVLFDVRDRVARRAADEGERLDAAEGEYYLATIHRAENTDDPARLRQVVEALAGLDRPVVLLAHPRVVAKAAAHGIDLDRGSLTSRPPLAYPDLIAAAAASAGVVTDSGGLQKEAFLLRVPCTTVRTETEWVETVELGWNVLANTREEIAAAVTRPRPAVTDAAPYGDGHAAERVIAVLSERR; encoded by the coding sequence GTGAAGATCGTCAGCGTCGTCGGCGCGCGCCCCCAGTTCGTCAAGCTCGCCCCGATCCACCATGCCGCCCGCGCGGCCGGGGTGGAGCACGTGATCGTGCACACCGGACAGCACTACGACCCGCTGCTGTCTGACGTGTTCTTCGAGGATCTGGGGATCGGCGCCCCCGACGTGCACCTCGGCGTGGGCAGCGGCTCGCACGGCGTGCAGACCGGAGCGATGCTGGGTGCCCTCGACGCGGTGTTCGACGAGCACCGCCCCGACTGGGTGCTGGTGTACGGCGACACGAACTCGACCGTGGCGGCGGCGCTGAGCGCGGTCAAGCTGCACATCCCTGTGGCGCACCTGGAGGCGGGGCTGCGCAGCTTCAACCGTCGCATGCCGGAGGAGCACAACCGCGTGCTGACCGACCACGCCGCCGACCTTCTTCTCGCACCGACGCAGGTCGCCGTCGACCACCTCACGCGCGAAGGGCTGGCCGAGCGCACCGTGCTGGTGGGCGATGTGATGACCGATGTGCTGTTCGACGTGCGCGACCGTGTCGCCCGGCGTGCCGCCGACGAGGGGGAGCGCCTGGACGCCGCCGAGGGGGAGTACTACCTGGCGACGATCCACCGCGCCGAGAACACCGACGACCCGGCGCGGCTGCGGCAGGTGGTCGAGGCCCTGGCGGGGCTCGACCGTCCCGTCGTGCTGCTGGCCCACCCGCGCGTGGTGGCCAAGGCGGCCGCGCACGGCATCGACCTCGACCGCGGCTCGCTCACCTCCCGCCCGCCGCTCGCCTACCCCGACCTGATCGCGGCCGCGGCGGCGAGTGCCGGTGTGGTGACCGACTCGGGCGGGCTGCAGAAGGAGGCGTTCCTGCTGCGCGTGCCGTGCACGACCGTGCGCACCGAGACGGAGTGGGTCGAGACGGTGGAGCTGGGCTGGAACGTGCTCGCGAACACGCGCGAGGAGATCGCGGCGGCCGTGACGCGTCCTCGACCGGCGGTCACGGACGCGGCACCGTACGGCGACGGGCACGCCGCCGAGCGCGTGATCGCGGTGCTGTCCGAGCGTCGCTGA